DNA from Petropleomorpha daqingensis:
GATCGACGAGTGGCCGAGGATGTCGGAGACCACCTTGAGCGGCACGCCGCCGGAGAGCATCACGCTGGCTGCCGAGTGCCGGAGCGTATGCAGCCCGGCATGGGGGAGGCCGGCTCTCGTCGCGGCGACCCGGAACGCGCGGAAGGCGTTGCGCGGATCGCAGGGTTCGCCGAACTCGGTGGTGAACACGAAGCCGGTCTCGCGCCATGCCGAGCCAGCCCGACGCCGCTCGACGTCCTGGGCGGCACGGACAGCGGTCAGGAGCTGCTCGGCCGGTGCGCTGATCGGTACGAACCGCCTGGACTTCGCCGTCTTGGGCTCGGTGACCGTCAGCTGGCCATCGATCCGCGACAGCGTGCCGCGGACGCGCAGGGTGTGCCGCTCGAGGTCGACATTGCTCCATCGCAGGGCCAGCGCCTCGCCACGCCGCAGGCCGGCGTGCACCAGCAGCGCGAACAGCGGGGCGTAACGCGTGCCGCGAGCCGCCTGCAGGAGCGTGGCAACCTGCACGGGCGTGAGGTGCTGGGCCTCCTTGACGGTGACCCGCGGCCGCCGGACTGCCGCGGCCGGGTTGGACGCCAGCGCACCGTCGCGGACGGCGGTGTCGAGGATGGCTCGCAGCACCGTGTAGGCCGACCGGATCGTCGACTCGGCCAGGCCTTTGCGCCGGAGCTCGACCACCCAGCCCTCGACGTGCGAGGGCCGGACCTTGTCGAGTGGCAGTCGCCCCAGGGAGCTGTTCAGGACGTGGGCGCGGACGACGCCGGCGTACAGCACCTTGGTGTTGCGCTTGCGCTCGGACGCCTCGAGCGAGGTCTCGACCCACAGCTGGGCGAAGGCGGCGAGCGCTTCCTTGCGGTCGCGTGCGGGCTGGCCGTCCTCGACCCGCCTGCGGATCTGGGCCGCCTTGTCGCGGGCGTCCTGGGCTGTGTCGCCGTAGACGGTGAGCCGGCTGGCCCGGCCGGAATCGTCGGTCACGCGGAGGTTGATCTGCCAGCGCCCATCGGCTCGGCGTCGCGGGGTGGATCCTTCGCTGTTGCCGCGCCGCCGCGATGAGGAGGAGGCGCGGGCTCTGCCTGAACTCACAGCCCAGCACCTCCATCGCCTGTCATGTGAGAACCAGTGTCAGGACGGCGGCCATCTCGATGGCTGCGAATCCACACAGGTCACGGCCCGTCGCCCGAGCTGTGGACGACGTCGAACAGGTCGGCCTGGCTTGTGGTAGTCCGGCGCCGCCGGCGAGCTGGCGGGGGAACCTGGAGGCGGTTCACGTAGCGCTCCAGCTCGGTGCGGGCGAGTCGGCAGCTACGCCCGATGTGCACCGGGCGGAGGTCGCCGGCGTTGATGAGCGCGTAGATGGTCGTTCGGCCGACCCGCAGGAGTTGGGCCGCCTCCTCGGGGGTCAGCAGCAGGGGGCCGTCGGCTGACACGTCGCGCAGCGGCTGCGAATCGCCCATCTCATCAACTCCCCGGCAGTCCGACGTCCGAACAGAGTGGGGGAGCTGTCTGCTGTCGTTCTCCGGTTCGCTGCGAGCGCTGCAGGGGGCCTCGTCCTGCAGCGCCACGATCGCGCGACCGGCTACCGGAGAAACTCCGCCGGGGAGCTCACGTCAGGTCAGGGGCTCCAGTTCTGCGTGCGCGCCGCCAGTAGGCGTGCAGGACGGGCTCCAGTACCCGAGCGAGGCCAGGCAGGTCTCGGTCATAGACGCGGCCGTCGTCCAGTTGATCGCCGAGCTCGCTGAGCGGTCTCGGCCAATCTCGCCGTGTCGGCTGTAGAGCGGTCTGCACCGGCATGTGCCTCTCGACCACCTGGACGGCCGCGTGGCCGGAGGCGGCGGCGCGTTGCTGCTCCCAGGCGCGGTGCCGACAGGTCGTCGAGCACCACTTGGGGATAGGTCCTCGAAGTCCCGGCGTGACGGGTCCACCGCACCAGCCACAGCTGGTTGCGGCGGCTCGACGGGCACAACCGTCAAGGGCGGACGCTGCGGGGGAGTGAGCCGCCGCAGCCGAGGATCGCTCGGCGTCGCGGTGTTTCCGCCTTTCGCGTTCCCGCTTGAGGCTCCAACCGTCGAGTCGGCTGCTCTTCCCCATGCACCGACCCTGCGGATGAGCCTCCAGGAACCCGTCACAACGAATTACGGAACCCGAAGATGCAAGACGTGTGACGGAAATGATCTTGAGGCCTTCAGGCCTGCGTCGTGTAGGGGCCGTAGGCCCAACTTCGACGCCGTCGCCGCGCTGATGTCTCGGGATTGCGTCGTCACTTGTGCGTTCCGTTCGCGCGAGTCGGTGCCCAGAGTTGCCGGCCCGGAATGGGGCTGGGCTCGGAGGCGCTCCGAGCCCAGCCGACGCGCACCCCTTGGTCTATTGCTTGACGAATGTCCCGCAGCGGCGGTTCGTGAAGTCCTGTCCTTCCTTCAAGGTGACGGTGGGGATGCCGCCTCCCGGGATGTCGTTCTGGATGATGTCGTCGCCGTTGGTCCCGCTCCGAGTAATTGACCAGTAGCAGTCGCTACCTACTGGCTCTGAGGTCCGGTAGGTCCCCGGTTCGATGTCGACGCCGACCGTCCAGATCCCTTCACCTACCGAGCGGGCGGCGACCTGCTGTTCCACCGCGGACACGGCGGATTCACGCGCTGCGACGGCGGCTTCGCGCTGATTCAGTTCGGCCTTCTGGCTGGCCGCCGCTTGGGCGGCGCTAGCTGCTGCCGCTTCGGCGGTGGTCGCGCGGCCGACGGCGACGCGGTTGGCGTCTTGCGCGGCGGACAGCTGCGCGGCTACATCGTGGTATTCGTCCGACGTCGTCGGATCGCTCGCGGCGAAGCCGACGCCAACACCGGCGCCGAGGCCGACGAGCAGCGCAACGGCGCTGATCGCTGCCGGCAGCAGCCACGGGGGGCGTTGGCGGGTCGGCGCGCTCGCCGGGGACAACGGCTGGTCGGCCGCTCCAACAGTGTCGGCCGCGACGGTTGGCTGAGGTTCGCCGGTCGGTGCTTGCTGCTGAACGTCGCCGTCCATCTGTGAATCTCCCCGTAGTCGGCTGTGCAGTGCCGGCGAACCGTAACGGATCCGAACCGTCCGGACACCACTCGTCGCGCAGCGATATCCAACCGTTGCCGCGCATAGGGTTGGCCTCTCGTCCAGCCCCCGAAGAACCCCAGGCCGGACAACTACAGAGGCGCCGGGGCCACGCACGCGGAAGCCACGGTCCGGGCGGGAGATGACAAGTTCGCCCGAGCCGCTACCGCCGCGAATCCGGTACCTTCCCGACCACCAACCGCAGGTGAACGGGGTGTCTATGAGCGGCTCATACCAACTGCCACCCGTGCCACCCCCGATCCAGCCGGGCCCCCAGGCACCATCCCAGCCACCATCCCAGCCACCATCCGGCCCATCGTGGTTGCGTCGAAACCTCGCCGTCGTCATCCCGTGGACCGTCGCGGCAGCCCTCGCCGTCGCCTTGCTGCTGGTGGTCTTCCTCCCGACACCGGGCGCCCGAGATGTCTCCGCGGACGATGACACGGGCGCCTCCGCGACCACAGCCGCACAGGCCGCCGACCCCGACGCGCACAGCGTCACCGTGAACTTCGTCCTGAACGACGCCGAAACCGCCGCCTCCAGCTGTGTCGGCGAGGGAGGGTTCGGCGACATCGGGCCCGGCACCCCAGTCACGATCAAGAACGGATCCGGCGAGATCCTTGGCGCTGGCTCGCTCGGCGTCGGAAGTCCCCAGTTCACTGGGGGTCGCGCCAGCGGTTGCCTGTGGGTAACGACGCTCTCTGGTGTGCCGACGAACGAAGCCTTCTACTCGGCCGAGGTTGGCCGGCGCGGGGCGGTCACGGAAAGCCGCGCCGACCTCCAGGCGGCGGGCTGGAAATTCGAACTGTCGCTAGGGAACTGATCCTGGAGACAAAACCGCCGAGCCCCTCCCGAAGAGGGGCAGGTGGTCGTCATCCGATCGGGTGTCGTCCTTCTCCTAGGCCCGCCCGAGGGCCGGAGGACGCAGGCGTATCGCCCAGAGCGGCCCACTCAGGGGCGCTCGCACAGTTATGCGTCAGGAGCGGGTCGAGAGGTCGCTCGGGGCTTCCTCACCCCCCGCGTCTTCCCAACTGTCAAACGAGCGCGATGAACTGGTCCGAAGTGCAAGTGAGCACGCCCAGCTCAACGGCTTTTGTGGTGAGCCCCTTGTCTGCGGTGGCGATGATCCAGCGGTCCCCGATCAGCTGTCCCTCACTGACCGCCATCTCGGTTAGGGCGGTCGCCAGCAGCATGACGTCGCCGTTGCCCTCGTTGCGATACAGGTCGACTACCTTGTCTCCTGCTTTAATCGTCGCAAGTACGATCCTTACGTTCTCGAGGACGGTAGTTGTGATCGGGTAAATGAGCGACTTGAGCATCTCAACGTCGGGTAGTCCCCGGGCCTCGTAGATAATCTCTTCCGGGATGCGGCACCGATCATGCATGAACGCCGACGCCCTTTGATTAGGCGTCATCCGTGATAGGGTCACGTTGTCCACGAGGTAACGATCGATCATTACAGCGTGGCCCTGTACTCGTTGAGGGAAACGGACCTTCGGTTCTGGAACAACACCCTGGTGATCTCCGAGGCAGGCAGCCGGTTGGCGTCCATCTGTTTCAACAATGATCGGGAGTACTCCGCGCTGTTGTACTTGCGCAGCGCGTTCACTGGCTTCGGCTGTCGGGCCTGCGCCTTCGGGCGGTTCCGAAACTCCTCGCGAAGTATGGTCATGTAGTCGCGGGCCGTGGCAGCGTCGAGGAGTCCGAGCCGTCTTGCTCGCATCAAAAACGCGCTGGGTGTCACGCAGTAGGTGTTCGCGTGCGCCTTGACGTCGTCCAGGGAGGAGACCCAAAGACCGGCGACCGAAGCTGCCGGCATCAGCATCTCCTCGGCGATCTCGTACTCCCGGTTGTCGATCGGATCGTCGGACTGGTCCGAGTAGGCGACGGGCTTGAACTTGCCCCGAGCAAGGCAGACAGTGAGCAACGCTAGCGTGAGGAGTCGCCGGCCTGCGGGCTCCAGATTGTCGCGGTGGTCACCGTTGTTGACGAAGAGGAACGGCACCTTCTTGTCCCGGATGCAGATGCCGCTGAACCGCGCCCGCTTGGGTATGGGTTGAGGCATGTAGTTTCTCATGCTCTGGGACACGAAGATGTTGCGCTCTTCTAGGCAGTCGAGAAAATGCTCAAAGGCGCGTTCTTTCGTCTTCACGCGCAGCAGGTAAGACCGATCTACGCCGAGCTGAGTGACCAGCCAGTCGGCGTCACCCTTCACGGTCCGCTGAGACCGTCGCAGGGCGCCAACGAAGGCGTTGTCAGGTAGGTCCGGATCGAGCCCTTTCAGGAGCTCCTGCTTGCGCAACATGTCCTTCACGATGAGCTCGATGTCGGCGAGATGCACCGTGCCGCGAGAGTTGAGCGAGAAGGTGCCCTTGCTGACCCCACGTAGCAGCACTTCTTGCTTCCGCTTGAGCTGCGCCTCCACGACGTCGATCGGGGCGAAGAATAACGTGTACGGAATCTCCGCGCTCCGCCCGAGACTCACCAGCTTGGTGAACGAGATGCGCGATGCCTCGAGCGCCTTCAGGTATTCCTTCGCTTCTCGCTGCCAAGAGTTCTCGATCAGCGCCACGAAGGTCTTGCGCTCGATCGCGGTCGTGGAGTGGCCGCGAGACACGGTGATGGTCACGACCCCGACCTTCTCGTGTTTGAGCCATCGTTGTCAGGTGCACCCGCCACGGGGCACGCGGCGCGCAGGCCAGACCAACCGAGGGGCAGGCTCACGGATCGGCACACATAAGCAATCACCGCATTGGACAACTGCCTCATCGGCTGCGCTTGGAGACGCCGCCCGGTTCGGTCTGCGAGCAGGGCTCAGCGGGCTTGGCGCCGCGGAACTGGTTACAAGTACTTGGTTGCAGTCCAGAGCATGCGCGGACGGACGCTGGAGCTCACGGTAGGCCATACAGCCAAGTCATCAGCCTTGGCGCCACGGCGGTGAACCGTCCTGACCGCGATCGTGACGGCCTGGCTGTGTGCGGGGGCCGGGGGATACGCGGCGGCCAGTGACCACCGCGTCGACCACCATTCCGTTGCTCCTTCACAGTCCGCCGTGGTCCGGCACGTCGCCTTGCGGGGAGCAACGAACCTCGGCGAACCGGAGAAGCCTCCGCCGATGGCTGAGGGTCAAAGGGCGCCGAGGCCGGGGAGTACGACCCCTTCGGCTTCTCGTTTCGGACCGTCCGGGGGTCATCTGGCGGGCGTGTGGCTTCGGTTCATTGCCGTGGAGTTCTCGATCGGTGGATGTGCCACGAGGACGACTACGACCGCTGTCATGACGACTGCAGTCAGGGCGAATGGGAGCGCCAACAGAGGGTCGAGGAGGACCAAGGCAGCACCGAGTGGGATGGCGGTGTTGACGACCCTGTCGGCGTGGGGACGCATGGCGATCCACCAGATGCCGATCACGAACACCGAGATCGGAATTGCGACAGTGAAGGAGGCAGCGATGTCGCTGAGTTCACTTTCGTTGGTGATGGCGTCGATCTCCACTTCGATCCCGGCCGAGAGAGCGCCGGCGGAGGCGAAGACGAAGTAGTGCACGTAGCCGTACCGCAGGGAGTTGCCGAACGTGCTGATGGCGGTGTGGTGCGGTGGCCAGAAGTAGATCCACCAGAGAGCGGCCGTGACCACCAGGGTCAGGATCGAGATCGAGATCAGTGGTCCGAGGGCTTGGTCTTCGTGCAGTGCCTCGATGATGGCGTTGGTCGAGGCGAGCAAGCTCTCGCCGAGGAGGATGAGGGTGAAAAGTCCGTATCGCTCGGTGATGTGGTGTGGGTGCCAGGGAGTCTGCCCGGTCTTCTCGGCGATGACCGGAACGGCGAGTTCGGCCCCGACGAGCACAACAAGGACGACGTTCTGGGCCGTGTCGGGCAGTGTGAGCATGAGCAGCCACAGCACCTGGACGGCAGCGATCCCGGCCGCATAGACGTGGGTCGCCCGGCGGCTCCGGCCGGCGTGGCGCGAGGCCCGCAGCCACTGCGCGACCATGGCGACGCGCATGACGACATAGCCGTAGACGAGAAGGGCGTAGTCCCGGTCGACGAAGGCCGGTTCGATGCCAGCGGCGAGCACGAGGACGCCGGCCATCTGCACGAAGGTCAGGATTCGGTAGAGCCAGTCGTCGGTGGCGAACGAGGTGGCGAACCAGGTGAAGTTCATCCAGGCCCACCAGATGCCGAAGAACACGATCCCGTAGGCGACCAGTCCATCGACCACGTGGGCTTCGGTGAGCGCGTGGTGAAGCTGTACGGCGGCGATGCTGACCGCGACGACGAAGACGAGGTCGAAGAACAGTTCGAGTGGGCTGGCGGTGCGACCGGGTTCGTCCGGGTCGCGTGGGCGCATCGATGCCAACCGGTACCGCCTGAGCGGCGACGTCATGGCTCGAACCCGTCGCCTGTGGCAGGCGACGCCCCGGCGGCGAGGGTGCGGAGCCGCTCCTCGGAGACCGAGCCCGGTTCGGCTGTCCAGATAATGAGTTGTTGGTCCGGGTCCTCGGCCCAGGCGAGGGTGTCCCAGTCCAAAGTGAGTTCCCCGACGGCAGGGTGGTCGAGCTCCTTGGTTCCGTGGCTGCGCACAGCCACGCGGTGGGCGCTCCACCACCGGCGGAAGTCGGCATCGAGAAGGGACAGCTCGCCGACGAGTGCGGCGAGCTGGGGGTCTTGGGGGTCGCGGGCGGCTTCCATGTGGAGTTGCGCCACGCAGAGCTGGGCGGACGAGGCCCAGGCCCGGTAGAGGGTCCGCATGGCGGGGTGGGTGAACACGATGCGCACGTAGTTGCGCTGCCGCTCGGGGACCGAGGCGAAGTCGACGAACAGTGCCGCGGCCACGCTATTCCACGCGAGAACATCCATCCGGCGTCCCAGAACCAGTGCCGGGATGTCGGTGAGGGTGTGGAGTACCCGGACCAGGTGGGGTGCCGCCTTCTGAGCGCGGCGCTGCCGTGGTTGGGACGCGGCCTTGCCCGAGAGCTCGCAGAGATAGTCGCGGCTGGCGTCGTCAAGGCGCAGCACGCGGGCGATGGCATCGAGAGTGGACAGCGGGGCGGTGCGGCGACCTTGCTCGATCCGGGCGTAGTAGTCGGCGCTGATGCGGGCCAGCGCTGCGACCTCCTCGCGTCGCAGTCCAGGCGTGCGCCGCCGTGGGTCGGATGAGGCCGGGAATCCGAGCTGTTCGGGGCGCAGCTCGGTGCGGCGAGCCTTCAGGAAATGACCGATCTCGCTGCCGCGGCCGGCGTCTTCGGAGCCTCCGCTGCTGCTCATCTGTCCGATCCTTTCAACCGAGCCGACATCGGGACAGTGGGACAGGTTTGTCCCTGGACAGGCTTGACCCTTCAGTCGGGTCATCCGGGATGGCAACGTCGCCAACGTCCGCGAAGGGTGCTCGCAAGGAAACGCCAGCTTTCCCGGCGGGCACCAGCGGTGCAGGACGAGAGTCGACACGCGAACTCCCCTCGGAGGAGAGCAGTCATGACCCAGACCCAGGACCAGACCCAGGACAAGGCG
Protein-coding regions in this window:
- a CDS encoding tyrosine-type recombinase/integrase — its product is MTDDSGRASRLTVYGDTAQDARDKAAQIRRRVEDGQPARDRKEALAAFAQLWVETSLEASERKRNTKVLYAGVVRAHVLNSSLGRLPLDKVRPSHVEGWVVELRRKGLAESTIRSAYTVLRAILDTAVRDGALASNPAAAVRRPRVTVKEAQHLTPVQVATLLQAARGTRYAPLFALLVHAGLRRGEALALRWSNVDLERHTLRVRGTLSRIDGQLTVTEPKTAKSRRFVPISAPAEQLLTAVRAAQDVERRRAGSAWRETGFVFTTEFGEPCDPRNAFRAFRVAATRAGLPHAGLHTLRHSAASVMLSGGVPLKVVSDILGHSSIAITGDIYGPLSPDVARRAIDVLGDALDR
- a CDS encoding helix-turn-helix domain-containing protein, which gives rise to MGDSQPLRDVSADGPLLLTPEEAAQLLRVGRTTIYALINAGDLRPVHIGRSCRLARTELERYVNRLQVPPPARRRRRTTTSQADLFDVVHSSGDGP
- a CDS encoding low temperature requirement protein A, whose protein sequence is MTSPLRRYRLASMRPRDPDEPGRTASPLELFFDLVFVVAVSIAAVQLHHALTEAHVVDGLVAYGIVFFGIWWAWMNFTWFATSFATDDWLYRILTFVQMAGVLVLAAGIEPAFVDRDYALLVYGYVVMRVAMVAQWLRASRHAGRSRRATHVYAAGIAAVQVLWLLMLTLPDTAQNVVLVVLVGAELAVPVIAEKTGQTPWHPHHITERYGLFTLILLGESLLASTNAIIEALHEDQALGPLISISILTLVVTAALWWIYFWPPHHTAISTFGNSLRYGYVHYFVFASAGALSAGIEVEIDAITNESELSDIAASFTVAIPISVFVIGIWWIAMRPHADRVVNTAIPLGAALVLLDPLLALPFALTAVVMTAVVVVLVAHPPIENSTAMNRSHTPAR
- a CDS encoding helix-turn-helix domain-containing protein; translation: MSSSGGSEDAGRGSEIGHFLKARRTELRPEQLGFPASSDPRRRTPGLRREEVAALARISADYYARIEQGRRTAPLSTLDAIARVLRLDDASRDYLCELSGKAASQPRQRRAQKAAPHLVRVLHTLTDIPALVLGRRMDVLAWNSVAAALFVDFASVPERQRNYVRIVFTHPAMRTLYRAWASSAQLCVAQLHMEAARDPQDPQLAALVGELSLLDADFRRWWSAHRVAVRSHGTKELDHPAVGELTLDWDTLAWAEDPDQQLIIWTAEPGSVSEERLRTLAAGASPATGDGFEP